The Paramisgurnus dabryanus chromosome 3, PD_genome_1.1, whole genome shotgun sequence genome includes a window with the following:
- the cbx2 gene encoding chromobox protein homolog 2 — translation MEELSAVGEQVFDAECILNKRVRKGKLEYLVKWRGWSSKHNSWEPQENLLDPRLLAAFNKREQEKELLMLNRGKRPRGRPRKNLETIPAVSKSSSSSSSSASSSDSSSSSSSSSSSSSDDDDEDDIDRNPEPSPRPRELHPVPQKKAQIVVAKPEPPKKRGRKALPPELKAMRQAKGPRKMFKPLPKDSDLRGSIKKPLMPASFTFTGLNRISGREPITSQNRGSFTHKSSVGRPVGSVSSPLSRPTQGKVASDFKLTVSDMNTGGTDPKTTSCKSPGVAALNLNNSIISSNGPACPQAEPTSPNVPKKQEGPQTLQRAALPKSPSSFSPLKTPSSLQALNLQSVNKSAQGNGTGESTHLKSPANPARKSTGFNTSPAPNTSTKYSANQPILKSPQRARSKSEESRDFTERFGKKSQSREEKIAIQTPPTDVRESQMIQDRSSSKDVGKQVKTLSELSTGEEGSSSDSDQDSSLPSIKQDLSVQTGQDWRPTRSLIEHVFVTDVTANLVTVTVKESPTSVGFFSIRNY, via the exons ATGGAGGAGTTGAGCGCGGTGGGTGAACAGGTCTTTGATGCTGAATGTATCCTCAACAAACGCGTGAGGAAG GGCAAACTGGAGTATCTGGTGAAGTGGAGGGGATGGTCGTCCAA GCATAACAGCTGGGAACCTCAGGAAAACCTTCTTGACCCGCGACTATTGGCTGCTTTTAACAAGAG GGAGCAGGAGAAAGAACTCTTGATGCTTAACAGAGGGAAAAGGCCTCGAGGACGACCTAGAAAAAATTTG GAAACCATTCCAGCTGTGTCAAAATCCAGCAGTTCGTCATCATCTTCCGCATCGTCCTCGGATTCATCTTCCTCATCCTCatcttcctcctcttcttcttctgaTGACGATGATGAAGATGACATCGACAGGAACCCTGAGCCCAGTCCTCGGCCACGAGAACTTCACCCAGTCCCTCAGAAGAAAGCCCAAATCGTGGTGGCCAAGCCAGAACCTCCTAAGAAGCGAGGCAGGAAGGCTTTACCTCCAGAACTGAAGGCAATGCGACAAGCCAAAGGTCCACGGAAAATGTTCAAGCCCCTCCCGAAAGACTCAGACCTCCGGGGCAGCATTAAGAAACCACTCATGCCCGCCAGCTTCACCTTCACCGGATTAAACAGAATCTCTGGCAGGGAACCAATCACATCACAGAACAGAGGATCCTTTACCCACAAGAGTTCTGTGGGACGCCCTGTCGGATCCGTGTCTTCGCCACTAAGTCGGCCAACGCAAGGCAAAGTCGcttctgattttaaactcacagTATCGGATATGAACACCGGAGGGACTGATCCAAAGACAACCTCATGCAAGTCTCCAGGAGTGGCTGCGTTAAATCTAAACAACTCAATAATCAGTAGCAACGGACCAGCTTGTCCACAGGCAGAGCCTACATCTCCTAACGTACCAAAAAAACAAGAAGGTCCTCAGACTCTTCAGCGAGCAGCTCTCCCGAAATCACCAAGTTCCTTTTCACCCCTAAAAACTCCCTCCAGCCTCCAGGCGCTCAACCTGCAGAGCGTCAACAAATCTGCACAGGGTAACGGCACAGGCGAAAGTACCCATCTGAAAAGCCCTGCCAACCCAGCCAGAAAGAGTACGGGATTTAACACGAGTCCTGCTCCGAACACATCTACTAAGTACTCAGCCAACCAGCCGATCCTGAAGAGTCCACAACGAGCCAGATCCAAATCAGAGGAGTCCAGGGATTTCACAGAGAGATTCGGAAAGAAAAGTCAAAGCAGAGAGGAGAAGATTGCGATACAGACACCGCCAACAGACGTCCGAGAATCCCAAATGATTCAAGACAGATCTTCATCTAAAGACGTCGGGAAACAAGTCAAGACCTTGAGCGAACTGAGTACCGGAGAGGAAGGCAGCAGCTCGGATTCGGACCAAGATTCCTCGTTACCCAGCATTAAACAAGATTTGTCGGTGCAGACGGGTCAGGACTGGAGGCCGACACGGAGTCTGATCGAGCACGTGTTTGTCACGGATGTTACCGCAAACCTCGTGACGGTAACGGTGAAGGAGTCGCCCACCAGCGTCGGGTTCTTCAGCATCCGTAATTACTGA